In Isoptericola jiangsuensis, the following proteins share a genomic window:
- a CDS encoding alpha/beta hydrolase translates to MADVVSEREEPVVAQDRPGWWTWTVRAVAAAGLVVVAWVLLTGWGAVVHGHPLYAVLLALTVVGCGVALWRAARPRTPRAGWRRVLGVVGLVAAVAWVALVAWLRPFTAEQPALDAMTSDDAVTVTESATRIELEPAGGGDATALLFQPGAKVEARAYAAVLRPVAEAGHTVVVVKQPLGIGFLSTGALDAARAARPDVERWVVGGHSLGGVVAATEVDAADSDAVAPAAGLLLYASYPAGDVSGTLTAPVASVSGSQDGLSTPAKVEASRADLPPDATFTVVDGAVHAFFGDYGPQPGDGSPTIPHDDARAQISAATVAFVDEVAG, encoded by the coding sequence GTGGCGGACGTGGTGAGCGAGCGCGAGGAACCGGTGGTCGCGCAGGACCGGCCGGGCTGGTGGACGTGGACGGTGCGGGCGGTGGCCGCCGCCGGGCTGGTCGTCGTGGCGTGGGTGCTGCTCACCGGCTGGGGGGCCGTGGTGCACGGTCACCCGCTGTACGCGGTGCTGCTGGCGCTGACGGTGGTCGGCTGCGGGGTCGCGCTGTGGCGGGCGGCCCGCCCGCGGACGCCGCGCGCCGGATGGCGTCGCGTGCTCGGTGTCGTCGGGCTGGTCGCGGCCGTCGCCTGGGTCGCCCTGGTCGCGTGGCTGCGCCCGTTCACCGCGGAGCAGCCCGCCCTCGACGCGATGACGTCCGACGACGCCGTCACCGTCACCGAGTCGGCGACGCGCATCGAGCTCGAGCCCGCCGGCGGCGGGGACGCCACCGCCCTGCTGTTCCAGCCGGGCGCGAAGGTCGAGGCGCGCGCCTACGCGGCCGTGCTGCGGCCCGTCGCCGAGGCAGGGCACACCGTCGTCGTCGTCAAGCAGCCGCTCGGCATCGGGTTCCTGTCCACGGGCGCCCTGGACGCCGCGCGCGCGGCCCGGCCCGACGTCGAGCGGTGGGTCGTCGGCGGGCACTCCCTCGGCGGGGTGGTCGCGGCGACGGAGGTTGACGCCGCCGACTCCGACGCCGTCGCCCCCGCCGCCGGGCTGCTGCTGTACGCCTCCTACCCGGCCGGGGACGTCAGCGGGACCCTGACGGCGCCCGTCGCGTCCGTGTCGGGGTCGCAGGACGGCCTGTCCACGCCCGCGAAGGTCGAGGCCTCGCGTGCCGACCTGCCGCCGGACGCCACGTTCACCGTCGTCGACGGCGCCGTGCACGCGTTCTTCGGCGACTACGGCCCCCAGCCCGGCGACGGCAGCCCGACGATCCCCCACGACGACGCCCGCGCGCAGATCTCCGCCGCCACCGTCGCGTTCGTGGACGAGGTCGCGGGCTAG
- a CDS encoding LutC/YkgG family protein: MSAREDVLQRVRAALGETGVGTTPAGRVGVAPAPVVVPRAYRVAGADAPGSAAVVEQLVDRLVDYRAHVHHVTDAELPAVVARLLDDLTSRDEDGNGAAGAEGSAAAAPAGATVVVPPGLDPAWLRDLDPAAVRHDSPDAPLTATALDETSAVLTAARVACSETGTIVLDAGPDQGRRAITLVTDVHLCVVRTDQVVQTVPEMIRLLAAHPERPQTWISGPSATSDIELDRVEGVHGPRTLHVLVLAAVAAAVPGA, encoded by the coding sequence ATGAGCGCGCGCGAGGACGTGCTGCAGCGGGTCCGGGCGGCGCTCGGCGAGACCGGCGTCGGCACGACGCCCGCGGGACGCGTGGGAGTGGCGCCCGCCCCGGTCGTCGTGCCGCGTGCCTACCGGGTGGCCGGGGCCGACGCCCCCGGCTCGGCGGCCGTCGTCGAGCAGCTCGTGGACCGGCTGGTGGACTACCGGGCGCACGTGCACCACGTCACCGACGCCGAGCTGCCCGCCGTCGTCGCGCGTCTCCTCGACGACCTGACGTCGCGCGACGAGGACGGGAACGGGGCCGCCGGTGCCGAGGGGTCGGCGGCCGCAGCGCCCGCCGGGGCGACCGTGGTCGTGCCGCCCGGCCTCGACCCCGCCTGGCTGCGCGACCTCGACCCCGCCGCCGTGCGGCACGACTCCCCCGACGCGCCGCTCACCGCGACCGCGCTGGACGAGACCTCCGCCGTGCTCACCGCCGCACGCGTGGCCTGCTCCGAGACCGGCACCATCGTGCTCGACGCCGGTCCCGACCAGGGCCGTCGCGCGATCACCCTGGTGACCGACGTGCACCTGTGCGTGGTGCGGACCGACCAGGTCGTGCAGACCGTGCCGGAGATGATCCGGCTGCTGGCCGCGCACCCCGAGCGTCCGCAGACGTGGATCTCCGGCCCCAGCGCCACCAGCGACATCGAGCTCGACCGCGTCGAGGGCGTCCACGGGCCCCGCACGCTGCACGTGCTGGTGCTCGCCGCGGTCGCCGCCGCCGTGCCGGGGGCCTAG
- a CDS encoding ABC transporter ATP-binding protein yields MNVQTTTPPRPAGTRTDAGLRLQGVTLDLGDGDRTVHALDHVDLTVDAGELVAVVGPSGAGKSSLLAVAGALTGVTSGTVRVHGTDLATLGPRRRARFRLTEIGFVFQSGNLVPALTVADQLRLARRLAVRGAYDPMPLLDAVGMAHKADRRPAELSGGERQRVGIARALVNDPSVLLVDEPTSALDRRRSQDVVRLLAERTHAFGVATVMVTHDHDVLGHADRVVEMTDGRLQAL; encoded by the coding sequence ATGAACGTCCAGACCACCACCCCGCCCCGCCCCGCCGGCACCCGCACCGACGCCGGCCTGCGGCTCCAGGGCGTCACGCTCGACCTCGGCGACGGTGACCGGACCGTCCACGCCCTCGACCACGTCGACCTCACCGTCGACGCCGGCGAGCTCGTCGCCGTCGTCGGCCCGTCGGGCGCGGGCAAGTCCAGCCTGCTGGCCGTCGCGGGCGCCCTCACCGGCGTCACCTCCGGCACCGTGCGGGTCCACGGCACGGACCTCGCCACGCTCGGCCCCCGCCGGCGCGCCCGGTTCCGGCTCACCGAGATCGGGTTCGTGTTCCAGAGCGGCAACCTCGTGCCCGCCCTCACCGTCGCCGACCAGCTCCGCCTGGCGCGCCGCCTCGCCGTCCGCGGCGCCTACGACCCGATGCCGCTGCTCGACGCCGTCGGGATGGCGCACAAGGCCGACCGGCGACCCGCCGAGCTCTCCGGCGGGGAACGGCAGCGCGTCGGCATCGCCCGCGCCCTGGTCAACGACCCGTCCGTGCTGCTCGTCGACGAGCCCACGTCCGCCCTCGACCGGCGCCGCAGCCAGGACGTCGTGCGCCTCCTCGCCGAGCGCACGCACGCGTTCGGTGTGGCGACCGTCATGGTCACCCACGACCATGATGTCCTCGGTCACGCCGACCGCGTGGTCGAGATGACCGACGGTCGGCTCCAGGCACTCTGA
- a CDS encoding FtsX-like permease family protein: MFLALRALGHQRGRFLLMGAVIGLLALLTVMLSGLSTGLVNDGVSGLQHLPASAVAFDEGTKEDNGFSRSVVDADQRDAWAAQDGVADAELFGVSLVNGTTTDGEQVDLTLFGVDPGSFLAPEAAEGDGLATPGGIVVSDTARQEGIEIGDTVELDRVGTELTVVGFTGRQDTFGHVDVAYLPLATWQYLATGRSLPGEPTADLVAADHVDTASVVALRTADDADLADAVDVAAGDTAAGTTTRTLDEAFHASPGYTAETTTIEMIQVFLYAIAALVVGAFFSVWTVQRQHELAVLRAVGAPTAFLLRDGVTQAATVLAVFSALGVGAGVGLGALMPAGMPFALEAAPVALATALMIGLGLLGAALAVLRIVRIDPLTALGGQR; the protein is encoded by the coding sequence ATGTTCCTCGCCCTGCGCGCCCTGGGTCATCAGCGCGGACGGTTCCTCCTCATGGGAGCCGTCATCGGCCTGCTCGCCCTCCTCACCGTCATGCTCTCCGGCCTGTCGACCGGACTCGTCAACGACGGCGTCTCCGGCCTCCAGCACCTGCCCGCCTCTGCCGTCGCGTTCGACGAGGGCACCAAGGAGGACAACGGGTTCTCCCGCTCCGTCGTCGACGCCGACCAGCGCGACGCCTGGGCCGCCCAGGACGGCGTCGCCGACGCCGAGCTGTTCGGCGTCTCCCTCGTCAACGGCACCACCACCGACGGCGAGCAGGTCGACCTCACCCTGTTCGGCGTCGACCCCGGCTCGTTCCTCGCCCCCGAGGCCGCCGAGGGCGACGGCCTGGCCACGCCCGGCGGCATCGTCGTGTCCGACACCGCCCGCCAGGAGGGGATCGAGATCGGCGACACCGTCGAGCTCGACCGCGTCGGCACCGAGCTCACCGTCGTCGGCTTCACCGGCCGGCAGGACACCTTCGGCCACGTCGACGTCGCCTACCTGCCCCTGGCCACCTGGCAGTACCTCGCCACCGGGCGCTCGCTGCCGGGCGAGCCCACCGCCGACCTCGTCGCGGCCGACCACGTCGACACCGCCAGCGTCGTCGCGCTGCGCACCGCCGACGACGCCGACCTGGCCGACGCCGTCGACGTCGCCGCGGGGGACACCGCGGCCGGGACCACCACGCGCACCCTGGACGAGGCCTTCCACGCCTCGCCCGGCTACACCGCGGAGACCACGACGATCGAGATGATCCAGGTCTTCCTCTACGCCATCGCCGCGCTCGTGGTCGGGGCCTTCTTCTCGGTCTGGACGGTGCAGCGCCAGCACGAGCTCGCCGTGCTGCGGGCCGTCGGCGCGCCCACCGCGTTCCTCCTGCGTGACGGCGTCACCCAGGCCGCCACCGTCCTCGCGGTGTTCTCCGCGCTCGGCGTCGGCGCAGGCGTCGGCCTCGGCGCCCTCATGCCCGCCGGCATGCCGTTCGCCCTCGAGGCCGCACCCGTCGCCCTGGCGACCGCCCTCATGATCGGCCTCGGCCTCCTCGGGGCGGCGCTCGCCGTGCTCCGCATCGTCCGCATCGACCCGCTCACGGCTCTCGGAGGCCAGCGATGA